One Gloeothece verrucosa PCC 7822 DNA window includes the following coding sequences:
- a CDS encoding acyl--CoA ligase family protein: MSVDPLAVCTSILTPLSLLERTHKVYPHKTALIYDSTSWTYAQFAQRVNQLAHRLRQEGLQKGDRVAFLCPNIPPMLEAHFGVPLAGGILVCINIRLSPQEILYILNHSGAKFLFVDTEWTNNIKQIQSQLETVEKIIHISDQENLAPLEGEEYQGFLDKANSKSVPWLISDEMETISINYTSGTTGKPKGVMYSHRGAYLNSLGEILETRLTPESVYLWTLPMFHCNGWCFPWAVTAIGATHLCLRKFNAALIWQLIHEQKVSHLCAAPIVLISLLNDANCPQKLEVPLRITTAGAPPSPTLIEKITAIGAKITHVYGLTEVYGPYSVCEEQPQWQELNLPERAKRLARQGVPYIGAEGLRVVDEQMQDVPADGETIGEVIMRGNMVMKGYYNDPQATENAFSGGWFHSGDIGVMYPDGYMELRDRIKDIIITGGETVSSIEVEQCLYAHEGVLECAVIGVPHEKWGETPKAFVTLKEDFTVTEQDLIEFCRSKIAHYKCPTAIEFIVLPKTSTGKIQKYLLRQKEWKGFDKKILGS; encoded by the coding sequence ATGAGCGTCGATCCCCTAGCAGTTTGTACCTCAATTTTAACACCCCTATCTTTGTTGGAACGCACCCACAAAGTTTACCCGCATAAAACAGCCCTCATCTATGACTCAACAAGCTGGACTTATGCACAGTTTGCCCAACGAGTTAATCAATTAGCGCATCGCCTTCGACAAGAAGGACTTCAAAAAGGAGACCGGGTAGCTTTTTTGTGTCCCAATATTCCACCCATGTTAGAGGCTCATTTTGGGGTTCCCTTAGCTGGTGGTATATTAGTCTGTATTAATATTCGTCTTTCTCCTCAAGAAATCCTTTATATTCTTAATCACAGTGGTGCGAAATTTCTCTTTGTCGATACAGAATGGACAAATAACATCAAACAAATACAATCCCAACTGGAAACGGTAGAAAAAATTATTCATATTTCCGATCAAGAAAATTTGGCACCTCTTGAGGGGGAAGAGTATCAAGGGTTTTTAGATAAGGCCAATTCAAAATCTGTCCCTTGGTTAATTTCTGATGAGATGGAAACCATTTCTATCAATTATACCAGTGGAACAACCGGCAAGCCTAAAGGGGTAATGTATTCCCATCGGGGAGCTTATCTTAATAGCTTAGGAGAAATTCTTGAAACCCGTTTAACTCCAGAATCAGTTTATTTGTGGACTCTGCCCATGTTTCATTGTAATGGCTGGTGCTTTCCTTGGGCAGTAACAGCTATTGGAGCAACTCATCTCTGTTTGAGAAAATTTAATGCGGCTCTTATTTGGCAACTGATTCATGAGCAAAAAGTGAGTCATTTATGTGCCGCTCCCATTGTCTTAATTTCTTTATTAAATGATGCTAATTGCCCTCAAAAATTAGAGGTTCCACTACGGATAACCACCGCCGGCGCGCCTCCTTCTCCCACCTTAATTGAAAAAATTACCGCCATTGGGGCAAAAATTACTCATGTCTATGGGTTAACTGAAGTCTACGGACCTTATAGTGTCTGTGAGGAACAACCGCAATGGCAAGAATTGAACTTACCAGAACGAGCAAAACGCTTAGCGCGTCAGGGAGTACCCTATATTGGTGCCGAGGGTTTGCGGGTAGTGGATGAGCAAATGCAGGATGTTCCCGCAGATGGAGAAACCATAGGGGAAGTGATTATGCGTGGCAATATGGTGATGAAAGGCTATTATAATGACCCCCAAGCGACAGAAAATGCGTTTAGTGGCGGCTGGTTTCATAGTGGCGATATCGGGGTTATGTATCCGGATGGTTATATGGAATTACGTGATCGCATTAAGGATATTATTATTACTGGCGGCGAGACAGTATCGAGTATCGAAGTAGAACAATGCTTGTATGCTCATGAAGGTGTGTTAGAGTGTGCTGTGATCGGAGTTCCTCATGAAAAATGGGGAGAAACACCCAAAGCTTTTGTAACTTTAAAAGAAGATTTTACTGTCACCGAACAAGATTTAATTGAGTTTTGCCGCTCTAAGATTGCTCATTATAAATGCCCTACGGCTATTGAATTTATTGTTTTACCGAAAACTAGCACCGGTAAGATTCAAAAGTATCTTTTACGGCAAAAAGAATGGAAAGGATTTGACAAAAAAATACTAGGCTCTTAA
- the pgl gene encoding 6-phosphogluconolactonase, whose protein sequence is MEKFVEILADKQALIERTLTLVVEKIEAAIGTRGRCTIALAGGSTPKPLYEALSTQALPWDKLEVFWGDERYVPPNHPDSNQLMARKAWLDHVPIPDANIHPMPTDGNDPDSDAKKYHSELGKVFQVPESEFPVFDLILLGMGDDGHTASLFPQTEALKVRDRSITVGNKDGQPRITFTVPLINQARCVMFLVSGASKQPALAQIFAASAEELDYPSRLIQPQGELWWLLDAAAGEKLKR, encoded by the coding sequence ATGGAAAAATTCGTAGAAATTTTAGCTGATAAGCAAGCTCTCATTGAGCGAACCTTAACCTTAGTCGTCGAAAAAATTGAAGCCGCCATAGGGACAAGAGGACGATGTACCATTGCTTTAGCAGGAGGAAGTACGCCAAAACCGTTATATGAAGCTTTATCCACTCAAGCACTTCCTTGGGATAAACTCGAGGTATTTTGGGGAGATGAGCGCTATGTGCCGCCAAACCATCCAGATAGCAATCAACTGATGGCTCGTAAAGCTTGGTTAGATCATGTGCCGATCCCGGACGCCAATATTCATCCTATGCCTACCGATGGAAATGATCCCGACTCCGATGCTAAAAAATATCACTCTGAATTAGGCAAAGTCTTTCAAGTCCCTGAATCGGAATTTCCCGTCTTTGATCTGATTTTATTGGGGATGGGAGATGATGGACACACCGCCTCCCTATTTCCCCAAACCGAAGCGCTAAAAGTCCGCGATCGCTCTATCACCGTAGGGAATAAAGATGGTCAACCCCGTATTACTTTTACGGTTCCCTTGATTAATCAAGCTCGCTGTGTGATGTTTCTTGTCTCAGGTGCCAGCAAACAGCCGGCCTTAGCTCAAATTTTTGCGGCTTCAGCAGAGGAGCTAGATTACCCGTCTCGCTTAATTCAACCTCAAGGCGAACTCTGGTGGCTCCTCGATGCGGCAGCCGGAGAAAAGTTAAAGCGTTAA
- a CDS encoding DUF502 domain-containing protein: protein MASVSSFLQRLKQDLKNDLIAGLLVIIPLATTIWLSITIASWVIDLLTRIPKQLNPFHNLDPILSNFINLAVGLTVPLLAILLIGLMARNIVGRWLLDVGEKILQSIPLAGSVYKTLQQILETLFKDSKTKFRRVVMVEYPRQGVWSLGFVTGTLSSQLQSELAKPMLNIFIPTTPNPTSGWYAIVPEDEVIDVSMSIEDAFKILISGGIVNPNPPPSIPLTLPKFYTNNSLTKSLSEEKHQSIEEPVLNKED, encoded by the coding sequence ATGGCGAGTGTTAGCTCATTTTTACAACGTTTAAAACAAGATTTAAAAAATGACTTAATCGCTGGTCTATTAGTGATTATTCCCTTGGCAACCACAATTTGGTTAAGTATAACCATTGCTAGTTGGGTCATTGATTTACTGACTCGTATTCCTAAACAGCTAAACCCTTTTCATAATCTTGACCCAATTTTAAGCAATTTTATCAATTTAGCAGTGGGCTTGACCGTGCCTTTGCTGGCCATTTTGTTAATTGGGTTAATGGCGCGTAATATTGTCGGAAGATGGCTGCTTGACGTAGGAGAAAAAATTCTACAATCCATTCCTTTAGCTGGCTCCGTTTATAAAACTCTTCAACAAATTTTAGAAACCCTTTTTAAAGATTCTAAGACAAAATTTCGTCGAGTCGTTATGGTAGAATATCCTAGGCAGGGAGTTTGGAGCCTGGGTTTTGTGACTGGAACTCTAAGCAGTCAACTGCAATCAGAATTAGCAAAACCTATGCTAAATATATTCATTCCTACAACCCCTAATCCTACCTCCGGCTGGTATGCCATTGTACCAGAAGACGAGGTTATAGATGTATCAATGTCCATTGAAGATGCTTTTAAAATTTTAATTTCTGGAGGAATTGTTAATCCCAACCCACCGCCATCTATTCCCCTGACTTTACCCAAATTCTATACAAATAACTCCTTAACAAAATCTTTATCAGAAGAGAAACATCAATCGATTGAAGAACCTGTTCTTAACAAAGAAGATTAA
- a CDS encoding aminotransferase class V-fold PLP-dependent enzyme, giving the protein MQHYWLLDKNIYFLNHGSYGAAPIPVLEYQQSLRERLERQPLEFVARDLEGLNKAARVELAAFIGADAEDLAFIPNATFGVNTILRSLTFKPGEEILITNHTYNACRNAVEFIANRTGAKVVVAEVPFPVESFEQVTEAILARVSPQTKLALLDHVTSATALIFPIETLVKELANRGVDTLVDGAHAPGFIPLNINKIGAAYYTGNCHKWLFAPKGAGFLQVRPDKQAQIRPLVISHGANSPRTDQSRFRLEFDWMGTDDPTAYLSVPKAIQFIESLLPGGWAELWEHNHQRVLEARKIVAQALEVPLPCPDEMIGAMACISLENLSLLGQDLYNKLLKEFNIEVPIIPWFSGQQYVRISAQVYNTIEQYQYLAEVLSNYLKKTRTRKSS; this is encoded by the coding sequence TTGCAACACTACTGGTTACTTGACAAAAATATTTATTTCCTCAATCATGGCTCTTATGGAGCCGCACCTATACCCGTTTTAGAATACCAACAGTCTCTAAGAGAAAGATTAGAACGGCAACCCCTGGAATTTGTAGCTAGAGATTTAGAAGGGCTAAATAAGGCGGCTAGAGTAGAATTAGCGGCTTTTATAGGTGCTGATGCTGAGGATTTGGCTTTTATTCCTAATGCCACTTTTGGAGTCAATACTATTTTACGTTCTCTTACCTTTAAACCCGGCGAGGAAATCTTAATTACCAATCATACTTATAACGCCTGTCGCAATGCGGTAGAATTCATCGCTAACCGAACTGGTGCTAAAGTAGTTGTGGCTGAGGTTCCTTTTCCGGTTGAGTCTTTTGAACAGGTAACAGAGGCAATTTTAGCCAGGGTTTCTCCTCAAACTAAATTGGCACTTTTAGATCATGTTACCAGTGCGACGGCTTTAATTTTTCCCATTGAAACGTTAGTAAAAGAATTAGCTAACCGAGGCGTAGATACTCTAGTAGATGGCGCTCATGCTCCTGGGTTTATTCCTTTAAATATTAATAAGATTGGAGCCGCTTACTACACAGGGAATTGTCATAAATGGTTATTCGCTCCCAAGGGGGCGGGTTTTCTTCAGGTTAGGCCAGATAAACAAGCTCAAATTCGCCCTTTAGTCATTAGTCATGGGGCTAATTCTCCTCGAACGGATCAATCACGTTTTCGTTTAGAATTTGATTGGATGGGCACTGATGACCCAACAGCTTATTTATCGGTTCCTAAAGCGATTCAATTTATAGAATCATTATTGCCTGGCGGTTGGGCAGAGTTATGGGAACACAATCATCAACGGGTTTTAGAAGCTAGAAAAATAGTTGCTCAAGCTTTAGAAGTCCCGCTTCCTTGTCCAGATGAGATGATCGGCGCAATGGCTTGCATTAGTTTAGAAAATCTCTCTTTATTGGGTCAAGATTTGTATAATAAATTACTGAAAGAATTTAACATAGAAGTGCCGATTATTCCTTGGTTTTCCGGGCAGCAATATGTCAGAATTTCCGCCCAAGTTTACAATACTATTGAACAATATCAATATTTAGCTGAAGTTTTATCTAATTATTTGAAAAAAACAAGAACGAGAAAGAGTAGTTAA
- a CDS encoding GUN4 domain-containing protein, whose protein sequence is MSQCLNPNCLYHNLDTNQLCFKCGSSLLLKVRPRGLSQRFFPVDKYLSSHPTLEIGYCRLYQFLATKNWKEANEETAHLILKICENIQKFGGDWPNLSYLPALELRKIDRLWLHFSEGHFGFSVQGEIWQQLGGRLDFFEFELYEQWAKKVGWQANNIWIKYSQLKDFTYGPDGYLPAVTMTWSNGDAACCGVETFQLFSQVSPLIKSGSSHFCYSEPYPSLSPSTSLGLKAQG, encoded by the coding sequence ATGAGTCAATGTCTTAATCCTAATTGTCTTTACCATAATCTGGATACTAACCAATTGTGCTTTAAATGTGGCTCATCTCTGTTATTAAAAGTCAGACCTAGAGGATTGAGTCAAAGATTTTTCCCTGTAGATAAGTATTTATCCTCTCATCCCACGCTAGAGATTGGCTATTGTAGACTTTATCAGTTTCTTGCTACCAAAAATTGGAAAGAAGCTAATGAAGAAACCGCTCACCTTATCTTAAAAATTTGCGAAAACATTCAAAAATTTGGCGGCGATTGGCCAAATTTGTCCTATTTACCGGCTCTAGAATTGAGAAAAATTGATCGATTGTGGCTTCATTTTAGTGAGGGGCATTTTGGCTTTTCTGTTCAAGGAGAAATTTGGCAGCAATTAGGCGGAAGATTAGATTTTTTTGAGTTTGAACTTTATGAACAATGGGCTAAAAAAGTTGGTTGGCAGGCGAATAATATATGGATAAAATATTCTCAATTAAAAGATTTTACCTATGGTCCTGATGGATATCTACCGGCTGTTACCATGACCTGGTCAAATGGGGATGCTGCTTGCTGCGGCGTAGAAACTTTTCAATTATTTTCTCAAGTAAGTCCTTTAATTAAATCGGGATCATCCCATTTTTGTTATTCTGAACCTTATCCTTCGCTATCCCCTTCTACAAGCTTAGGGCTAAAGGCTCAGGGCTGA
- the ftsY gene encoding signal recognition particle-docking protein FtsY: MFNWFRRQKETTAKTEPEKPVSEPLTPEAQPVQAEPEPEKAASGQEEYLNWAKTAFKNIQQRKSEETVELTPSAETPAQELTTTSLEEIKTPEPTVGVSDTPSEAKLALSEPSQAVPAWMKKSDRLDILKETATDTPLVQEQFKSLSFDDDFVWSAQVLAKQGRAAEDVTEEEINWLKRLREGLGKTRRSLVNQLKAIVGQGPLNQDAVTEIEALLLQADVGIEATDYIIEALQEKLREESLPPEQAIEYLKEIIREILDRPFKHFEDTAFEPEKDVLNIWLLTGVNGAGKTTTIGKLAHMANKSGYSCLIVAADTFRAAAVEQVKIWGERSGTEVIANPGKNTDPAAVVFDGINAAQSRNVNLLLVDTAGRLQNKKNLMDELAKIRRIIDKKAPKAKVESLLVLDATLGQNGLRQAQVFSEAAKLSGVVLTKLDGTAKGGVALAVAQQLDLPIRFIGAGEGIEDLRPFSSYEFVEALLNG, from the coding sequence ATGTTTAATTGGTTTCGCCGTCAAAAAGAAACTACTGCTAAAACCGAACCGGAAAAGCCTGTATCTGAGCCGCTCACCCCTGAAGCTCAACCTGTGCAAGCTGAACCCGAACCCGAAAAAGCCGCATCGGGTCAAGAAGAGTATCTCAATTGGGCTAAAACGGCCTTTAAGAATATTCAGCAGCGAAAAAGCGAAGAAACTGTCGAACTGACTCCCAGTGCAGAAACTCCTGCTCAAGAATTGACCACTACATCCTTAGAAGAGATCAAAACACCAGAACCCACAGTAGGAGTTAGCGACACCCCCTCAGAGGCTAAACTCGCTCTTAGCGAACCCTCTCAAGCGGTTCCGGCTTGGATGAAAAAATCAGACCGTTTAGACATCCTCAAAGAAACCGCCACAGACACCCCACTGGTGCAAGAGCAATTCAAATCTCTCAGCTTTGATGATGATTTTGTCTGGTCAGCACAGGTTTTAGCCAAACAAGGACGCGCCGCCGAGGACGTAACCGAAGAAGAAATTAATTGGTTAAAGCGGCTTCGAGAAGGTCTCGGTAAAACTCGCCGCAGTTTGGTTAACCAGCTTAAAGCTATTGTGGGTCAAGGGCCTCTTAATCAAGATGCAGTAACAGAAATAGAAGCACTCTTATTACAGGCAGATGTAGGGATTGAAGCCACCGATTATATTATTGAAGCACTACAGGAAAAATTGCGGGAGGAATCTTTACCCCCAGAACAAGCCATTGAGTATCTTAAGGAAATTATACGAGAAATTCTCGATCGCCCTTTCAAACATTTTGAGGATACCGCCTTTGAGCCAGAAAAAGACGTTCTCAATATTTGGCTTTTAACTGGGGTAAATGGAGCAGGAAAAACCACAACCATTGGAAAATTGGCTCACATGGCCAATAAATCTGGTTATAGCTGTCTGATTGTGGCGGCTGATACTTTTCGCGCGGCAGCCGTCGAACAGGTGAAAATTTGGGGCGAACGCAGTGGAACAGAAGTGATTGCTAACCCCGGCAAAAATACTGACCCGGCGGCGGTAGTATTTGATGGGATTAATGCGGCACAGTCGCGCAATGTCAATTTATTATTAGTGGATACGGCGGGACGTTTACAAAATAAGAAAAATTTGATGGATGAATTGGCAAAAATTCGTCGCATTATTGATAAAAAAGCCCCCAAGGCTAAAGTAGAATCTTTACTCGTTTTAGATGCCACTTTAGGACAAAACGGCCTGCGTCAAGCTCAAGTGTTTTCAGAAGCGGCTAAATTAAGTGGGGTTGTCTTGACTAAGTTAGATGGGACAGCTAAAGGAGGTGTCGCTTTAGCAGTAGCACAGCAATTAGATTTACCCATTCGGTTTATTGGTGCGGGTGAAGGAATTGAGGATTTACGTCCGTTTTCGAGTTATGAGTTTGTAGAAGCTTTATTAAATGGTTGA
- the hpsJ-B gene encoding hormogonium polysaccharide biosynthesis protein HpsJ — protein sequence MISSAYTSLCLKLIGVIFILSFLLDVITFAVPFNWQNSTWQINFVTTVVDRGVVPLVGIGMILIGYWIDSLSGSATKKSPVDLKLPIFILASLLGLIFLLLVPVHLNNLNQAKTSALEQIQQGVGQGEQQIQAFLSQLNSISQNPQQLNGQIQQFQQILQTGTFQGQQLTAQQLEQLKRQTEQLQGLRDLAQKPEDFKKKVQEIKNQLQTQLADRQRDAESRAKTEALKQGLRIGLSSLLLAIVYSAVGWLGIRGLGGGVPKEARR from the coding sequence ATGATTAGTTCAGCCTATACTTCCTTATGTCTTAAGTTAATCGGGGTGATCTTCATTCTCTCCTTTTTACTAGATGTCATTACCTTTGCGGTTCCTTTTAATTGGCAGAATTCTACCTGGCAGATTAATTTTGTCACCACTGTGGTTGATCGAGGGGTTGTTCCTCTGGTAGGTATCGGGATGATTCTGATCGGCTATTGGATTGATAGTCTGAGTGGTTCGGCTACTAAAAAATCTCCTGTAGACCTCAAATTACCCATATTTATTTTAGCTAGTCTCTTAGGTTTGATTTTCTTACTCTTAGTGCCTGTACATTTAAATAATCTCAATCAAGCCAAAACAAGTGCTTTAGAACAAATTCAACAAGGGGTTGGACAAGGAGAACAGCAAATCCAAGCTTTTCTATCTCAGTTAAATAGTATTTCTCAAAATCCCCAACAACTTAATGGTCAAATTCAACAGTTTCAACAAATTCTTCAAACTGGTACCTTTCAAGGTCAACAATTAACCGCCCAACAATTAGAGCAACTGAAACGACAAACTGAACAACTTCAAGGTTTACGAGATTTAGCTCAAAAACCTGAAGACTTTAAAAAGAAAGTTCAAGAAATTAAAAACCAACTCCAAACCCAACTCGCAGATCGACAACGAGATGCCGAAAGTCGAGCTAAAACCGAGGCTCTCAAGCAAGGGTTACGTATTGGGTTGAGTAGCTTATTGTTGGCGATCGTTTATAGCGCTGTAGGTTGGTTAGGCATACGAGGTCTAGGCGGTGGCGTACCCAAAGAAGCAAGACGCTAA
- a CDS encoding FHA domain-containing protein has translation MIVCPNCDHQNPDGAAQCEACYTPLPVMSFCPNCGAGVQANATFCGQCGYNLQPPGIPAEPSTPEILSSPSTTKSAERIPHPSKSTSPPDTSSPAVTVQSLPPELLKPKPSSPPVIPSPKSDETALDQNEWEIAGMTRLQIQKASLLHLQTNQTVEVPQGLSIIHIGKPNERIPPDIDVSGFPDSDIVSRVHADIRVEGDLYYIEDTGSSNGTYINHIPLSPGDRHRLRSGDRIALGKGDKLTFIFQLS, from the coding sequence ATGATTGTTTGTCCTAACTGCGATCACCAAAATCCTGACGGGGCGGCTCAATGTGAAGCCTGTTACACCCCGTTACCTGTTATGAGTTTTTGTCCTAATTGTGGCGCTGGGGTTCAAGCCAATGCTACCTTTTGTGGACAGTGCGGCTACAATCTCCAACCCCCAGGGATTCCTGCTGAACCATCAACGCCAGAAATTTTATCTAGTCCTTCAACGACTAAAAGTGCGGAACGCATTCCGCACCCCAGTAAAAGTACCTCTCCCCCTGACACTTCCTCGCCTGCGGTCACGGTTCAGTCTCTCCCCCCTGAATTGCTCAAGCCTAAGCCTAGTAGTCCGCCGGTTATTCCCTCACCGAAAAGTGACGAGACAGCTTTAGATCAAAACGAGTGGGAAATAGCTGGTATGACTCGCCTACAAATCCAAAAAGCGAGTTTACTACATTTACAAACCAACCAAACCGTAGAAGTTCCTCAAGGATTATCGATCATTCATATTGGCAAACCGAATGAACGTATTCCTCCGGATATTGATGTCTCTGGTTTCCCAGATTCGGATATTGTCTCTCGAGTCCATGCAGATATTCGTGTAGAAGGCGATCTTTACTATATTGAAGATACCGGCAGTTCTAATGGAACTTACATCAATCACATTCCCCTCTCACCGGGAGATCGCCATCGTTTACGCTCAGGAGATCGCATTGCTCTGGGAAAAGGGGACAAACTGACCTTTATTTTTCAACTGTCGTAA
- the nusB gene encoding transcription antitermination factor NusB, which translates to MPPRQQPRRIARELALLSLSQIKGASEKLEAVELNQLVLAAIRTLAGEVQETLETAAAEVSRSQERLLASETRATNLKSAQTMVNEALELTQNAINRLAAMIEIPEIVQLSSQYEVREYAVEIIGTVFRRQKEIEQQLATGMVDWQLSRLPKIDRDILRIAVAEMLFLEVPQKVAINEAVEIAKRYSDEEGYRFINGVLRRVTEQLKLEAKS; encoded by the coding sequence ATGCCTCCTCGTCAACAACCTCGTCGTATTGCCAGAGAATTAGCTCTGTTGAGTTTAAGTCAAATCAAAGGTGCTTCCGAAAAACTCGAAGCAGTAGAGTTAAATCAACTGGTTTTAGCCGCTATTCGCACTCTAGCCGGAGAAGTTCAAGAAACCTTAGAAACAGCAGCCGCAGAAGTGAGCCGCTCCCAAGAACGTTTATTAGCCAGTGAAACCCGGGCCACCAATCTTAAAAGTGCCCAAACTATGGTTAATGAAGCTTTAGAATTAACTCAAAATGCCATTAATCGACTGGCGGCGATGATAGAAATCCCCGAAATTGTTCAACTCTCAAGTCAGTATGAAGTGCGAGAATATGCTGTAGAAATTATTGGGACGGTTTTCCGCCGGCAAAAAGAAATAGAACAACAATTAGCAACGGGAATGGTAGACTGGCAGTTAAGCCGCTTACCGAAAATTGACCGCGATATTTTAAGAATTGCCGTCGCTGAAATGTTATTTCTGGAAGTCCCTCAAAAAGTCGCTATTAATGAAGCCGTAGAAATTGCTAAACGTTACTCAGATGAAGAGGGATATCGATTTATTAATGGCGTTTTGCGACGGGTAACAGAACAATTGAAACTAGAAGCTAAAAGTTAA
- a CDS encoding serine/threonine-protein kinase has translation MSDILLSRYKINRSLASGGFGDTYLAQDLALPGNPLCVVKHLKPKVLSSQALPIAKTLFEREAEYLYQLGEHSQIPRLYAHFQQEGEFYLVQEFIEGNELTQELIEGQLWSESKTIELLRSILEVLAVVHQKNVIHRDIKPSNIMRRKADGKLVLIDFGAVKEFSSLTVTSGGQTSLTVAIGTPGYMPPEQAHGKPTLASDIYAVGMIAIQALTGVNPSLLPTEPQTGEIIWRDHARVSDQFATILNKMIHEYHRLRYQNAREALEDLNSLNFSNPTVYSTEANSSNPTLVVSPGSNDNSPRTLNSPKIFPWVFGLMGGLVLAATGTIIFNRFISNSSTVVTVSPTPDASASEPPPTTFTPSVAPDASTSEPPPTTLTPYPTPDASASEPPPTTLTPSPTPDASPSVSLNPATWLSASGKTTIPQLDSICWGNNQINSAQTVFSSPPYQGSLRFNNPKTGGCFPGDTLTGTFELSSQGNYCTGQITVTWYENNQAHLQWLINNLGTDCPVSSDRWEIDTHPVRG, from the coding sequence GTGTCAGATATTTTACTTAGCCGCTACAAAATCAACCGAAGCCTGGCCAGTGGAGGTTTTGGAGATACTTATTTAGCTCAAGACCTGGCTTTACCGGGCAACCCTTTATGTGTGGTCAAACATTTAAAACCTAAAGTTCTCAGTTCTCAAGCGTTACCCATTGCGAAAACTCTGTTCGAGCGAGAAGCAGAATACCTGTACCAATTGGGTGAACATTCTCAAATTCCCCGTCTATATGCTCATTTCCAACAAGAGGGAGAATTTTATTTAGTGCAGGAATTTATTGAGGGAAATGAACTCACTCAAGAATTAATAGAAGGACAACTTTGGAGTGAATCAAAAACCATTGAGCTTTTACGGTCCATTTTAGAAGTGTTAGCCGTTGTTCATCAAAAAAATGTCATTCATCGAGACATTAAACCCTCTAATATTATGCGCCGCAAAGCAGATGGAAAATTAGTCTTAATTGATTTTGGCGCAGTTAAAGAATTTAGCTCATTAACCGTTACTTCTGGAGGACAAACCAGTTTGACAGTTGCCATAGGGACTCCTGGTTATATGCCTCCTGAACAAGCGCACGGAAAGCCCACATTAGCCAGTGATATCTATGCAGTAGGAATGATAGCAATTCAAGCTTTAACCGGCGTTAATCCCTCTTTACTTCCTACTGAACCGCAAACTGGCGAAATTATTTGGCGTGACCATGCTAGGGTTAGCGATCAATTTGCAACAATTTTAAATAAGATGATTCATGAATATCATCGCTTACGCTATCAAAATGCCAGGGAGGCCTTAGAAGATTTAAACTCGTTGAATTTTTCCAACCCTACTGTTTATTCTACAGAGGCTAACAGTTCAAATCCTACTCTAGTGGTTTCTCCTGGATCTAATGATAATTCTCCAAGGACATTAAATTCCCCTAAAATTTTCCCTTGGGTTTTCGGGCTAATGGGGGGATTAGTTTTAGCGGCAACAGGAACTATTATTTTTAATCGTTTTATCTCTAATTCCTCTACAGTGGTAACGGTTTCTCCTACTCCTGATGCCTCTGCCTCAGAACCGCCGCCAACCACTTTCACCCCTTCTGTTGCTCCTGATGCCTCTACCTCAGAACCGCCGCCAACCACCTTAACTCCTTATCCTACTCCTGATGCCTCTGCCTCAGAACCGCCGCCAACCACTTTAACCCCTTCTCCTACTCCTGATGCCTCTCCCTCAGTATCATTAAATCCTGCTACTTGGCTTTCTGCTAGTGGTAAGACCACTATTCCTCAACTAGATAGTATCTGTTGGGGGAATAATCAAATTAACTCAGCACAAACTGTTTTTAGTAGTCCTCCTTATCAAGGGAGTTTACGCTTTAATAATCCAAAAACAGGCGGCTGTTTTCCGGGAGACACTTTAACAGGAACTTTTGAACTTTCTAGTCAGGGAAATTACTGCACAGGTCAAATAACAGTCACTTGGTATGAAAATAATCAGGCTCATCTACAATGGTTAATCAATAATTTGGGTACTGATTGTCCAGTGAGTAGCGATAGATGGGAAATAGATACTCATCCCGTGCGAGGTTAA